The following are from one region of the Stigmatella ashevillena genome:
- a CDS encoding type II toxin-antitoxin system PemK/MazF family toxin yields the protein METNTGEPAGSRPVRINRGDVFWVGPDDSRGPVPGYSHPHVVVQDDVFNHSRITTVVVCALTSNLHRANEPGNVLLEVGEGNLPKQSVVVVSQVSSVDKARLGERIGSLSGTRVDQILAGLRFQQVSFFER from the coding sequence ATGGAGACGAACACAGGAGAACCCGCAGGCTCACGTCCTGTGAGGATCAACCGCGGGGACGTGTTCTGGGTCGGGCCAGATGACTCGCGAGGGCCTGTTCCGGGCTATTCTCATCCCCACGTGGTGGTTCAGGATGACGTCTTCAACCACTCGCGCATCACGACCGTGGTGGTGTGCGCATTGACGTCGAACTTGCACCGGGCGAACGAGCCGGGGAACGTCTTGCTCGAGGTGGGCGAGGGGAACCTTCCCAAGCAGAGCGTGGTGGTCGTGTCGCAGGTCTCTTCGGTCGACAAGGCCCGTCTGGGGGAGCGTATCGGCTCGCTGTCCGGTACGCGAGTCGATCAGATTCTGGCGGGCCTGCGATTCCAACAGGTGTCGTTCTTCGAGCGGTAG
- the agmC gene encoding adventurous gliding motility protein AgmC: MRNLLRTALMAVLVGALPTWAAQDLFGIGTGRDGALSIGTNNQIINRYARVRAPLATGDTTIPITATSGWSAGAGDLVMVLQTTGIVPEPTSGGGPATIDLSDDLVGRWELARVTAVTGTTLTLEEPLSNSYAANVSQVIRVPEYTTVTISASGNITARAWDGNNSTGGVVAFLAQGLVTNSGSITVTSRGFRGGQAAKDTTTTTDCSELDQPGPAGAQRGESIAQTRFGSTGRGRMLNGGGGGVCLRSGGGGGGNGGPGGRGGNSEDGREVGGEGGAALVFPPLSRLTQGGGAGAGHVKNTSTIAGGTGGGIIFIRSAGLSGNGSILADGFYASNSLMDGAGGGGGGGSIHLRFTAKADCSFTRVHAYGGDGANTNYPLGPGGGGGGGHIVIQSCDGSCVPPPSSVSGGLPGLQLSVEDYYGAEPGAEGVLSLIPGCYSPVPTPVVVTPAHNSRTNDTTPTYSGTIPDSAPGTEVVIYVDGLEVGRTTPDASGNWSFTPTTPLPPGTHTVNARADSDGLLGPVSNTNTFVVDTTPPAAPVVSTPVHNTTITDSTPTYSGTAEPFSTVTIIVDGVPVGTTTTNSSGAWVFTPTVPLLDGPHSVKATATDPAGNTSPDSNTNTFILDTTPPAAPVVITPANGSITSDNTPTYSGTAEAGSTVTIIVDGSTVGTTTASASGTWSFTPTTPLLDGSHSVRATASDAAGNASAPSNTNTFIVDTTPPAAPVVITPANGSTTQDNTPTYSGTAEAGSTVTVIVDGIPVGTTTANTSGAWSFTPTVPLADGSHTVKATSTDAAGNLSPESNTNTFTVDTTPPATPVVITPANGSTTQDNTPTYSGTADAGSTVTIIVDGVPVGTTTASTGGSWSFTPTAPLLDGSHTVKATATDGVGNTSPESNTNTFIVDTTAPAAPVVVTPANGAVLTDNTPTYSGTAEAGATVTLIVDGAPVGTTTANTSGAWSFTPAVPLADGSHSVKATATDAAGNTSPESNTNTFIIDTTAPAAPVVVTPANGSTTQDTTPTYSGTAEANSTVTVIVDGTSVGTTTASASGSWSFTPTTPLADGSHTVRATATDAVGNTSAPSNTNTFIVDTTAPAAPVVVTPANGSTTQDTTPTYSGTAEANSTVTVIVDGVPVGTTTASASGSWSFTPTAPLLDGSHSVSATATDAAGNASAPSNTNTFIVDTTAPAAPVVVTPANGSTTQDTTPTYSGTAEAGSTVTIIVDGTPVGTTTANAGGSWSFTPTAPLLDGSHSVRATATDAVGNTSTPSNTNTFIVDTTAPAAPVVITPANGSTTQDTTPTYSGTAEAGSTVTVIVDGTPVGTTTASASGSWSFTPTAPLADGSHTVRATATDAVGNTSAPSNTNTFIVDTTAPAAPVVVTPANGSTTQDTTPTYSGTAEAGSTVTVIVDGTPVGTTTANGSGSWSFTPTAPLADGPHTVKASATDAVGNTGPESNTNAFIVDTTAPAAPVVITPANGSTTQDTTPTYSGTAEAGSTVTVIVDGVPIGTTTASASGSWSFTPTAPLLDGSHTVRATATDVAGNTSAPSNTNTFIVDTTAPAAPVVVTPANGSTTQDTTPTYSGTAEAGSTVTVIVDGTPVGTTTASASGSWSFTPTAPLLDGSHSVRATATDAVGNTSAPSNTNTFIVDTTAPAAPVVITPANGSTTQDTTPTYSGTAEANSTVTVIVDGVPVGTTTANGSGSWSFTPTAPLADGSHTVKASATDAVGNTGPESNTNTFIVDTTAPAAPVVVTPANGSTTQDTTPTYSGTAEAGSTVTVIVDGTPVGTTTASASGSWSFTPTAPLLDGSHSVRATATDVAGNTSAPSNTNTFIVDTTAPAAPVVVTPANGSTTQDTTPTYSGTAEAGSTVTVIVDGVPIGTTTANASGAWSFTPTAPLADGSHTVKATATDAVGNTSPESNTHTFIIDTTAPAAPVVIAPSHGATISDNTPTYSGTAEAGATVTVIVDGTPVGTATANTSGTWSFTPTVPLADGSHSVKATATDAVGNLSPESNTNTFIVDTTASDSPVVTTPANGALLSDTTPTYSGTAEAGVSVTVIVDGITVGTTTASASGAWSFTPSAPLLDGSHSVKATATDAVGNTSPESNTNIFIIDTTAPAAPVVTTPANGATLTDNTPTYSGTAEAGATVTVIVDGSAVGSATANTSGAWSFTPTVPLPDGSHTVKATSVDAAGNASPESNTNTFIIDTTAPAAPVVTTPANGATLTDTTPTYSGTAEAGATVTVIVDGIPVGTLPADASGAWSFTPTVPLLDGAHTVKATATDSVGNLSPESNTNTFIIDNTAPAAPVVLTPADGSTIGDNTPTYSGTAEAGATVTVIVDGVPIGTTTASASGAWSFTPTVGLSADTHQVKATATDSVGHLSPESNTNTFIVDTTVPTAPVVVTPEHLSVTQDTTPVFTGTADANITVTLYLGTTELGSTTADATGAWSFTPTTPLQQGTYNVSAVATTAAGNASPSSNINTFTIDTTPPQAPVVTSPADGTVTSDNTPAISGTAEPLSTVEVTLNGEVLGTASTDAEGRWTITPPSPLPDGPYTVTATASDLAGNVSESSAPVGFVVDTAAPDTTIVSGPSGDTFETDASFKFSSSEPDVTYECSLDNAAFVPCSEAPTFPGLALGSHTLQVRARDRAGNVDPTPASATWNVQAPPVPPSDWAILGGGCASTRGGPASLAMIGLALSAVLARKRRR, encoded by the coding sequence ATGAGGAACCTCCTCCGCACCGCCCTGATGGCGGTGCTCGTGGGCGCGCTGCCGACCTGGGCAGCGCAGGACCTGTTCGGCATCGGCACCGGGAGGGACGGCGCACTCTCGATCGGCACGAACAACCAGATCATCAACCGGTACGCCCGGGTGAGGGCCCCGCTGGCCACCGGGGATACCACGATCCCGATCACGGCCACCTCGGGTTGGTCGGCGGGCGCGGGCGACTTGGTGATGGTGCTCCAGACGACGGGCATCGTCCCCGAGCCCACCTCGGGCGGAGGACCGGCCACCATCGACCTCTCCGACGATCTGGTAGGCCGGTGGGAGCTCGCGCGGGTCACTGCGGTCACCGGAACGACGCTGACCCTGGAAGAGCCGCTGAGCAACTCGTACGCGGCCAACGTCTCCCAGGTCATCCGGGTGCCGGAGTACACGACGGTCACCATCTCCGCGAGTGGCAACATCACCGCCCGCGCCTGGGATGGAAACAACAGCACGGGAGGGGTCGTGGCCTTCCTCGCCCAGGGGTTGGTGACGAACAGCGGCTCCATCACCGTCACGAGCCGAGGCTTTCGCGGCGGACAGGCAGCCAAGGACACCACCACCACCACCGATTGCTCAGAGTTGGATCAGCCGGGTCCAGCGGGCGCGCAGAGAGGGGAAAGCATTGCCCAAACCCGCTTCGGAAGCACCGGCCGCGGCCGGATGCTCAACGGTGGCGGCGGCGGCGTCTGCCTTCGATCTGGCGGCGGCGGCGGCGGCAACGGCGGTCCAGGTGGCCGTGGAGGAAACAGCGAGGACGGCCGGGAAGTAGGAGGCGAAGGAGGAGCGGCCTTGGTGTTCCCGCCACTCTCGCGCTTGACCCAAGGCGGTGGAGCAGGGGCAGGGCACGTCAAAAACACCTCGACCATCGCCGGAGGCACGGGGGGAGGCATCATCTTCATCCGATCGGCTGGGCTCTCCGGCAATGGCTCCATCCTCGCCGATGGCTTCTATGCCTCGAACTCCCTCATGGATGGAGCCGGCGGCGGCGGCGGCGGCGGCAGTATTCACCTACGGTTCACGGCAAAGGCGGATTGTAGTTTCACCCGCGTTCATGCCTATGGCGGTGACGGAGCCAACACGAACTACCCATTGGGCCCCGGAGGAGGCGGTGGTGGTGGCCACATCGTCATTCAGTCCTGTGACGGAAGTTGCGTCCCGCCCCCCAGTTCCGTCAGCGGTGGGCTCCCTGGCTTACAGTTGTCCGTCGAGGATTACTACGGAGCAGAGCCAGGCGCCGAGGGGGTCCTTAGTCTCATTCCAGGCTGCTACTCGCCTGTGCCCACCCCGGTGGTGGTGACGCCGGCGCACAACTCGCGCACCAACGACACGACCCCCACCTATTCCGGCACGATTCCCGACTCAGCTCCAGGAACCGAGGTGGTCATCTACGTGGATGGCCTCGAGGTGGGACGGACGACTCCCGATGCCAGTGGCAACTGGTCGTTCACCCCCACCACACCCCTCCCGCCGGGCACTCACACCGTGAACGCCCGAGCGGACAGTGACGGGCTCCTGGGGCCTGTCAGCAACACCAACACCTTCGTGGTGGACACGACCCCTCCCGCCGCTCCGGTGGTCAGCACCCCGGTCCACAACACCACCATCACGGACAGCACGCCCACCTACTCCGGCACAGCGGAGCCCTTCAGCACCGTCACCATCATCGTGGATGGCGTTCCGGTGGGCACCACGACAACGAACTCGAGCGGGGCGTGGGTCTTCACCCCCACCGTGCCCCTGCTGGATGGCCCTCACTCGGTGAAGGCCACCGCCACCGATCCCGCGGGCAACACCAGCCCCGATTCCAACACCAACACCTTCATCCTCGACACCACCCCTCCGGCGGCCCCGGTGGTCATCACCCCCGCCAACGGCTCCATCACCAGCGACAACACGCCCACCTATTCGGGCACTGCGGAGGCCGGGTCCACCGTCACCATCATCGTGGATGGCAGCACCGTGGGCACCACCACCGCCAGCGCCAGCGGCACGTGGAGCTTCACCCCCACCACGCCCCTGCTGGACGGCTCTCACTCCGTGAGGGCCACCGCTTCCGATGCGGCGGGCAACGCCAGCGCTCCGTCCAACACCAACACCTTCATCGTCGACACCACCCCTCCGGCGGCCCCGGTGGTCATCACCCCTGCCAACGGGTCCACCACCCAGGACAACACGCCCACCTACTCGGGCACCGCGGAGGCCGGGTCCACCGTCACCGTCATCGTCGATGGCATCCCCGTGGGCACCACCACCGCCAACACGAGCGGGGCCTGGAGCTTCACCCCCACCGTGCCCCTGGCCGACGGCTCTCACACGGTGAAAGCCACTTCCACCGACGCGGCGGGCAACCTCAGCCCTGAGTCCAACACCAACACCTTCACCGTCGACACCACCCCCCCGGCCACGCCGGTGGTCATCACCCCTGCCAACGGGTCTACCACCCAGGACAACACCCCCACCTATTCGGGCACCGCCGATGCGGGCTCCACCGTCACCATCATTGTCGATGGCGTTCCGGTGGGCACCACCACCGCCAGCACCGGTGGCTCGTGGAGCTTCACGCCCACCGCGCCCCTGCTGGACGGCTCCCACACGGTGAAGGCCACCGCCACCGATGGCGTGGGCAACACCAGCCCTGAGTCCAACACCAACACCTTCATCGTCGATACCACCGCTCCTGCGGCTCCGGTCGTGGTCACTCCCGCCAATGGTGCCGTCCTCACGGACAACACGCCCACTTACTCGGGTACCGCCGAAGCGGGCGCCACCGTCACCCTCATCGTGGACGGCGCTCCGGTGGGGACGACCACCGCCAACACGAGCGGAGCGTGGAGCTTCACTCCCGCCGTGCCCCTGGCCGACGGCTCTCACTCCGTGAAGGCCACCGCCACCGACGCGGCGGGCAACACCAGCCCCGAGTCCAACACCAACACCTTCATCATCGACACCACCGCTCCCGCGGCTCCGGTCGTGGTCACTCCGGCCAACGGGTCCACCACTCAGGACACCACGCCCACCTACTCCGGTACTGCAGAGGCGAACTCCACCGTCACCGTCATCGTGGACGGCACTTCTGTGGGGACGACCACTGCCAGCGCCAGCGGCTCGTGGAGCTTTACGCCCACCACGCCCCTGGCCGACGGCTCTCACACCGTCAGGGCCACCGCCACCGATGCTGTGGGCAACACCAGTGCCCCCTCCAACACCAATACCTTCATCGTCGATACCACCGCTCCCGCGGCTCCAGTCGTGGTCACTCCAGCCAACGGGTCCACCACTCAGGACACCACGCCCACCTACTCCGGTACTGCCGAGGCGAACTCCACCGTCACCGTCATCGTCGATGGCGTTCCGGTGGGCACCACCACCGCCAGCGCCAGCGGCTCGTGGAGCTTTACGCCCACCGCACCCCTGCTGGACGGCTCTCACTCCGTCAGCGCAACCGCTACCGACGCGGCGGGCAACGCCAGTGCCCCCTCCAACACCAACACCTTCATCGTCGACACCACCGCTCCCGCTGCTCCGGTCGTGGTCACTCCCGCCAATGGGTCCACCACCCAGGACACCACGCCCACCTACTCCGGCACTGCCGAAGCAGGCTCCACCGTCACCATCATCGTCGATGGCACGCCGGTGGGCACCACTACCGCCAACGCTGGCGGTTCGTGGAGCTTCACCCCCACCGCGCCCCTGCTGGACGGCTCTCACTCCGTGCGAGCCACCGCCACCGACGCCGTGGGCAACACCAGTACCCCGTCCAACACCAACACCTTCATCGTCGACACCACCGCTCCCGCGGCTCCGGTCGTGATCACTCCGGCCAATGGGTCCACCACTCAGGACACCACCCCCACCTACTCCGGCACCGCCGAAGCAGGCTCCACCGTCACCGTCATCGTCGATGGCACGCCGGTGGGGACGACCACTGCCAGCGCCAGCGGCTCGTGGAGCTTCACCCCCACTGCCCCCCTGGCCGACGGTTCTCACACCGTCAGGGCCACTGCCACCGACGCCGTGGGCAACACCAGTGCCCCGTCCAACACCAACACCTTCATCGTCGACACCACCGCCCCGGCCGCTCCGGTTGTGGTCACTCCGGCCAACGGGTCCACCACTCAGGACACCACGCCCACCTACTCCGGCACCGCAGAAGCGGGCTCCACCGTCACCGTCATCGTCGATGGCACGCCGGTGGGGACGACCACCGCCAATGGCAGTGGCTCATGGAGTTTCACCCCCACCGCTCCCCTGGCAGATGGCCCTCACACCGTGAAGGCCTCCGCCACCGACGCCGTGGGCAACACCGGTCCTGAGTCCAACACCAACGCCTTCATCGTCGACACCACCGCCCCGGCCGCTCCGGTTGTGATCACTCCGGCCAATGGGTCCACCACTCAGGACACCACCCCCACCTACTCCGGCACCGCAGAAGCGGGCTCCACCGTCACCGTCATCGTCGATGGCGTTCCCATCGGCACCACCACCGCCAGCGCCAGCGGCTCGTGGAGCTTTACGCCCACCGCGCCCCTGCTGGACGGCTCTCACACCGTCAGGGCCACCGCCACCGACGTGGCGGGCAATACCAGTGCCCCGTCCAACACCAACACCTTCATCGTCGACACCACCGCCCCGGCCGCTCCGGTCGTGGTCACTCCGGCCAATGGGTCCACCACCCAGGACACCACCCCCACCTACTCGGGTACCGCAGAAGCCGGGTCTACCGTTACCGTCATCGTCGATGGCACGCCGGTGGGCACCACCACTGCCAGCGCCAGCGGCTCGTGGAGCTTTACGCCCACCGCGCCTCTGCTGGACGGCTCTCACTCCGTGCGAGCCACCGCCACCGACGCCGTGGGCAATACCAGTGCCCCGTCCAACACCAACACCTTCATCGTCGACACCACCGCTCCCGCGGCTCCGGTCGTGATCACTCCGGCCAACGGGTCCACCACTCAGGACACCACCCCCACCTACTCCGGTACTGCCGAGGCGAACTCCACCGTCACCGTCATCGTCGATGGCGTTCCGGTGGGCACCACCACCGCCAATGGCAGTGGCTCATGGAGCTTCACCCCCACTGCCCCCCTGGCCGACGGTTCTCACACCGTGAAGGCCTCCGCCACCGACGCCGTGGGCAACACCGGTCCTGAGTCCAACACCAATACCTTCATCGTCGACACCACCGCTCCCGCGGCTCCGGTTGTGGTCACTCCGGCCAACGGGTCCACCACTCAGGACACCACCCCCACCTACTCCGGCACCGCAGAAGCAGGCTCCACCGTCACCGTCATCGTCGATGGCACACCGGTGGGGACCACCACTGCCAGCGCCAGTGGCTCGTGGAGCTTCACGCCCACCGCGCCCCTGCTGGACGGCTCTCACTCCGTCAGGGCCACCGCCACCGACGTGGCGGGCAATACCAGCGCTCCGTCCAACACCAACACCTTCATCGTCGACACCACCGCTCCCGCGGCTCCGGTTGTGGTCACTCCGGCCAATGGGTCCACCACTCAGGACACCACGCCCACCTACTCCGGCACCGCAGAAGCGGGCTCCACCGTCACCGTCATCGTCGATGGTGTTCCCATCGGCACCACCACCGCCAACGCCAGTGGGGCGTGGAGCTTCACCCCCACCGCTCCCCTGGCCGACGGCTCTCACACCGTGAAGGCCACCGCCACGGACGCCGTGGGCAACACGAGCCCCGAGTCCAACACCCACACCTTCATCATCGACACCACCGCTCCGGCGGCCCCCGTGGTCATCGCGCCCTCTCATGGCGCCACCATCAGTGACAACACGCCCACGTACTCCGGCACCGCCGAGGCAGGCGCCACCGTCACCGTCATCGTCGATGGCACGCCGGTGGGCACCGCGACCGCCAACACGAGCGGGACTTGGAGCTTCACCCCCACCGTTCCCCTGGCAGACGGCTCTCACTCGGTGAAGGCCACCGCCACCGACGCTGTGGGCAACCTCAGCCCCGAGTCCAACACCAACACCTTCATCGTCGATACCACCGCCTCGGACTCTCCCGTGGTCACCACCCCTGCCAATGGGGCCCTCCTCTCGGACACCACGCCCACCTACTCCGGCACCGCCGAGGCAGGCGTCTCCGTCACCGTCATTGTCGATGGCATTACGGTGGGCACCACCACCGCCAGCGCCAGCGGCGCGTGGAGCTTCACCCCCAGCGCGCCCCTGCTGGACGGCTCCCACTCGGTGAAGGCCACCGCCACGGACGCCGTGGGCAACACCAGTCCCGAGTCCAACACCAACATCTTCATCATCGACACCACCGCCCCGGCGGCCCCCGTGGTCACCACCCCCGCTAACGGCGCCACCCTCACGGACAATACGCCCACCTACTCCGGCACCGCCGAGGCGGGCGCCACCGTCACCGTCATCGTCGATGGAAGCGCCGTTGGCAGCGCCACGGCCAACACGAGCGGGGCCTGGAGCTTCACCCCCACCGTGCCCCTGCCGGATGGCTCCCACACCGTGAAGGCCACCTCCGTGGACGCGGCAGGCAACGCCAGCCCCGAGTCCAACACCAACACCTTCATCATCGACACCACCGCCCCCGCGGCCCCCGTGGTCACCACTCCCGCCAACGGCGCCACCCTCACGGACACCACGCCCACCTACTCCGGCACTGCCGAGGCGGGCGCCACCGTCACCGTCATCGTCGATGGCATTCCGGTGGGCACCCTCCCCGCGGACGCCAGTGGCGCCTGGAGCTTCACCCCCACCGTGCCGCTGCTCGATGGCGCGCACACCGTGAAGGCCACCGCCACCGATTCCGTGGGCAACCTCAGCCCCGAGTCCAACACCAACACCTTCATCATCGACAACACCGCTCCCGCCGCCCCCGTGGTGCTCACCCCCGCGGATGGGTCCACCATCGGTGACAACACGCCCACCTACTCCGGCACCGCCGAGGCGGGTGCCACCGTCACCGTCATCGTGGATGGCGTTCCCATCGGCACCACCACCGCCAGCGCCAGCGGCGCCTGGAGCTTCACTCCCACCGTGGGGCTCTCCGCGGACACCCACCAGGTGAAGGCCACCGCCACCGATTCCGTGGGCCACCTCAGCCCCGAGTCCAACACCAACACCTTCATCGTCGACACCACCGTGCCCACGGCGCCGGTCGTGGTGACACCGGAGCACCTCTCGGTCACCCAAGACACCACCCCTGTGTTCACGGGCACCGCCGATGCCAACATCACGGTGACGCTCTACCTCGGTACCACCGAGCTGGGCTCCACCACTGCGGATGCCACGGGCGCCTGGAGCTTCACGCCGACGACCCCGCTGCAGCAGGGCACCTATAATGTGAGCGCGGTGGCCACCACCGCCGCCGGAAACGCCAGCCCCTCGTCCAACATCAACACCTTCACCATCGACACCACCCCGCCGCAGGCCCCGGTGGTGACCAGCCCCGCCGATGGCACGGTGACGAGCGACAACACGCCCGCCATCTCCGGAACCGCCGAGCCGCTCAGCACGGTGGAAGTGACCCTCAATGGAGAGGTGCTGGGCACGGCCTCCACGGATGCAGAGGGCCGCTGGACGATCACGCCTCCCTCCCCGCTGCCGGATGGCCCCTACACCGTCACTGCCACCGCCTCTGACCTGGCTGGCAACGTCAGCGAGAGCTCCGCTCCCGTGGGCTTCGTGGTCGACACGGCGGCCCCCGACACCACCATCGTTTCAGGCCCCTCGGGTGACACCTTCGAGACCGATGCCTCGTTCAAGTTCAGCTCCAGCGAGCCGGACGTGACGTACGAGTGCAGCCTCGACAACGCCGCCTTCGTCCCGTGCTCGGAGGCCCCCACCTTCCCGGGGCTCGCCTTGGGCAGCCACACCCTCCAGGTGCGAGCCCGAGACCGGGCAGGCAACGTGGACCCGACTCCTGCCTCGGCCACCTGGAACGTTCAGGCCCCGCCGGTTCCTCCCAGCGACTGGGCCATTCTGGGCGGAGGATGCGCCTCCACCCGTGGGGGGCCGGCTTCGCTGGCGATGATCGGTCTGGCCCTGTCGGCCGTGCTGGCCCGGAAGCGCCGACGGTAG
- a CDS encoding OmpA family protein yields MTDATPLAGSQADTSRRVALTRSPVCWARVLALTTVLAGTAALAQPQGLPEIELERLTLNPSGKGSLLLGTGEVLNRGGYRFSLTGHYQKDPLVLFKDGEELGALVSQRVTAHLAAAYGLFNWLELGVQVPVLVTQGGDDLTAFGLEKPAEGLALGTPYLSVRFGLLSQADEQPVDLSIGAQVGLPLGSATALAKDGSPRIIPSVMVGRRFGLLRAALDAGLTLRSKIILVEDENIQDELGQELRLGAVLATTNEGVRGELNVLTSVPFQRSGSSVEALAGVRVPLSPAFEGYALVGAGVGDGPGTPSFRGLLGVALVNTPFRCVAGGKHTAEQCPDLDDDNDGVANLADTCQGVGQGVRVDAQGCPVKDTDGDGIVDPDDRCPAVPGVAQFQGCPDADGDGIEDSVDKCPAVAGIARFQGCPDTDEDGIEDSVDKCPTVSGIHELKGCPPKDTDKDQIPDHRDNCPNEPGPAANQGCPVQQPQLVEIQRDRIEIKDKVYFDSDKASILPRSNKLLDQVARIIIEHPELEKIWIEGHTDERGSQDYNRELSQKRAEEVRDYLVTRGVATGRLVAKGYGRQYPVASNDTVEGRAANRRVEFLTTPREGGQP; encoded by the coding sequence ATGACCGACGCCACACCGCTCGCAGGATCGCAGGCTGATACCTCTCGACGCGTGGCCCTGACACGGAGCCCGGTCTGCTGGGCCCGGGTGCTCGCGCTCACCACGGTGCTGGCGGGAACCGCCGCGCTCGCGCAACCGCAAGGGCTTCCAGAGATCGAGTTGGAGCGCCTGACGCTCAACCCCAGCGGCAAGGGCTCTCTGCTGCTGGGCACCGGCGAGGTGCTGAACCGGGGCGGATACCGCTTCTCGCTGACCGGCCACTACCAGAAAGACCCGCTGGTGCTCTTCAAGGATGGCGAGGAGCTGGGCGCGCTGGTGAGCCAGCGCGTCACCGCCCACCTGGCGGCAGCCTACGGCCTGTTCAACTGGCTGGAGCTGGGCGTGCAGGTGCCGGTGCTGGTGACCCAGGGAGGAGATGATCTCACCGCCTTCGGGTTGGAGAAGCCCGCCGAGGGGCTGGCGCTCGGCACCCCGTACCTCTCGGTGCGGTTCGGTTTGCTTTCCCAGGCGGATGAGCAGCCCGTGGATCTCTCCATCGGTGCGCAGGTGGGGCTGCCCCTGGGCAGCGCCACGGCCCTGGCGAAGGACGGCTCGCCCCGCATCATCCCCAGCGTGATGGTGGGCCGCCGCTTCGGCCTGCTGCGCGCCGCGCTGGATGCGGGCCTCACGCTCCGCTCGAAGATCATTCTGGTGGAGGACGAGAACATCCAGGACGAGCTGGGCCAGGAGTTGCGCCTGGGCGCGGTGCTGGCCACCACGAACGAGGGCGTGCGCGGAGAGCTGAACGTGCTGACATCCGTTCCCTTCCAGCGCTCGGGCAGCTCCGTGGAGGCGCTGGCCGGGGTGCGGGTGCCCCTGAGCCCTGCGTTCGAGGGCTATGCGCTGGTGGGGGCGGGCGTGGGCGACGGGCCGGGCACGCCGTCCTTCCGAGGTTTGCTGGGGGTGGCCCTGGTGAACACGCCGTTCCGGTGCGTGGCGGGAGGCAAGCACACCGCCGAGCAGTGTCCGGACCTGGATGACGACAACGACGGGGTGGCGAACCTCGCGGACACCTGCCAGGGGGTGGGCCAGGGCGTCCGGGTGGATGCGCAGGGATGCCCGGTGAAGGACACAGATGGCGATGGCATCGTGGATCCGGATGACCGGTGCCCGGCGGTGCCCGGCGTGGCACAGTTCCAGGGCTGCCCGGATGCGGATGGGGATGGCATCGAGGACTCGGTGGACAAGTGCCCGGCAGTGGCGGGCATCGCGCGGTTCCAGGGCTGCCCGGACACGGACGAGGATGGCATCGAGGACTCGGTGGACAAGTGCCCGACGGTGTCGGGTATCCACGAGCTGAAGGGCTGCCCTCCGAAGGACACAGACAAGGACCAGATACCGGATCACCGCGACAACTGCCCGAACGAGCCGGGCCCGGCCGCCAACCAGGGCTGCCCGGTTCAGCAGCCGCAGTTGGTGGAGATCCAGCGGGATCGCATCGAGATCAAGGACAAGGTCTACTTCGACTCCGACAAGGCCTCCATCCTGCCCCGCAGCAACAAGCTGCTGGATCAGGTGGCGCGGATCATCATCGAGCACCCGGAGCTGGAGAAGATCTGGATCGAAGGCCACACGGACGAGCGGGGCAGCCAGGATTACAACCGCGAGCTGTCCCAGAAGCGCGCCGAAGAGGTGCGCGACTACCTCGTCACCCGCGGCGTGGCCACCGGGCGCCTGGTGGCCAAGGGCTACGGGCGGCAGTACCCCGTCGCATCGAATGACACTGTCGAAGGCCGGGCGGCCAACCGCCGGGTCGAATTCCTCACCACGCCCCGCGAGGGCGGCCAGCCGTAA